The genomic DNA GGCCAGCGTATCCAGCAACACGCGGTCCTCCTTGCCCAGCACGGTAGGCGCCAGGAAGAACAGATCGATTTCCCCCACGACGCGATCCTGCAGCTTCACCGGCGCGCTCAGGACGCTGGCGTAACCGGCACGCTGGCATTGCTTCGCATCCAGCCCCGCTGGCGACACGCCGACACGCAGCTCGTTCAGGGCGAACATGCGCGTCTGCGCCCGTTCGCGCGGCTGCCCGCAGAAGCAATCCCCCGCCGGCAGGCAATACTCGTCCTGCGTCAGTTGCGCCGGCAGCCCGTCGGATGCCAGCATCATGTAGCGGCGCGTGTGCTCATCCGCCCATCGCACGACGGACGCATCCGCATGCAGCGCGCGCCGCGTATGCGAGGCGAAGCCTTGGGCCAACGCTTCCAGCGTGCCGGCGCGCGCAGCCAGCGCGGCCCCTTCGTACAGCACAGCCAGACGGGCACGCTCGGCTTCCAGGTGCAGGGTCTTCTCCCGCACCCGGCGTTCCAGGCTGGCGTAGAGATCCTGCAGCCTCGCACTCATGCGGTTGAACCCCTTTGCCACCGCGCCGAACTCATCGTCGCTGAGCACGGCCACGCGCGCGGACAAATCTCCGCTCTCGACGCGGCCCAGCCCCTCGCGCAAGCGCGCCAAGGGCGAGAAGATCAGCAATTGCGCCGCATAGAGCACCCCCAGCGCAGCGGTGATGGCAAGCACCATCACCACGAACTGGGCAGTGTTGAGCAGCGTGGTCCAGCGGGCCAGTTGCTGCTCGATGGTGAACACCAGGTGATCGATGGTGCGCACCGCGTCGCCGGCCTGCCGGGTGATGCGTTCGGCGACGGGCGCCGCGCCGCTCCCCCATTCCTGGCGCAGGCCGCGCCACTGCCGGCCAACCTCCGCCAATGCCTCGCGCGACGCGTCGTCGCGCGGCACGGCCAGGGGCCGCGCCGGATCGCCGTCGTGCAGCAGCTGCAGGCTGGCATCGTATTGACTGAGCAGGGCATGGACCGAGGCGTGGTCGCTGGCGGCCAGCGCCGCGGCCAACTGCCAGGTTCGCATGCGCATGCGGCCGGCTTCGTTCACGGCCGCGGCGCCGCCTTCCAGCTGCCACGTGACCCAGAGGGTGACGCCGATCGAGGAAAGCGCCAGCAGCAGGATCACGCAGCCGATGGCGCCGATCTTGGCGGCCAGTTGACGCCGAGGCCGGGACGCGAGCAAGCGCCCGTCGTCAGCGGGCGGCGTCGCCATGGCGATTGGCAAGGCTTGCGGTGCCGGCGCGGATAATGATCGAACGGTTCATCTGACGGTCAGGCTGGTGACTTGCGGGCAGGATCTCCATGATAGCGTGCCGGGGCGGCGCTTCCGCTCATTGCACCAGCGGCGAAGACGTTCCATCCAGGTCCACGCCCGATACCGTGGCCTCGCCTGCCAGCACGCGGAGATATTGCGTGAGCGCGGTGGCGAAACTCTGCTGGCGCAGCGTCTGGACAACCGCCGCACGCACCACCTCGTAGGCCGGCACGTCACCGGGCTCGCGCGCCAGCACCTCGACCACATGGAACCCGAAACGGCTATGCACCAGGC from Orrella dioscoreae includes the following:
- a CDS encoding type IV pili methyl-accepting chemotaxis transducer N-terminal domain-containing protein codes for the protein MATPPADDGRLLASRPRRQLAAKIGAIGCVILLLALSSIGVTLWVTWQLEGGAAAVNEAGRMRMRTWQLAAALAASDHASVHALLSQYDASLQLLHDGDPARPLAVPRDDASREALAEVGRQWRGLRQEWGSGAAPVAERITRQAGDAVRTIDHLVFTIEQQLARWTTLLNTAQFVVMVLAITAALGVLYAAQLLIFSPLARLREGLGRVESGDLSARVAVLSDDEFGAVAKGFNRMSARLQDLYASLERRVREKTLHLEAERARLAVLYEGAALAARAGTLEALAQGFASHTRRALHADASVVRWADEHTRRYMMLASDGLPAQLTQDEYCLPAGDCFCGQPRERAQTRMFALNELRVGVSPAGLDAKQCQRAGYASVLSAPVKLQDRVVGEIDLFFLAPTVLGKEDRVLLDTLASHLAGAMEGLRADALRREAAVAEERGLLARELHDSIAQSLSFLKIQASLLREEVKRAPGGATTGVQGTLAELDAGIKESLSDVRELLLHFRTRTNNEDIAPALRTTLTKFEHQTGLQTELDILGEGMALPPDVQIQVLHVIQEALSNVRKHARASRVWVAVRQSPQWVITVRDDGCGMDATRGVDETHVGLRIMRERAAGIGASLDILAAPGHGTCVTLVLPASLPTSAGKSTEGT